The nucleotide sequence AATTCGATTCAACAGTGATCACGACGAAGATTCCGAGGAAGAAGAGGTTGAGGAATTCGAAGACGGGAACTTTGATGACGTAGGTTTGGATGCTGGagaaaacgaagaggaagaaggagagaacgAAAATGAAACCGaagaataaatttattttttaggtgtaattttttttgtttaacttttttttaattttaatgtattgttttttatttaatggaatgttttttaattttataaaacttaaaaaatattttaaaaaaatgaaaattaaattaatttagtaatgatgacaaaggggctttatgactacggcctcaaattgcataacgccccataaagccccttgctgacgtggcatgtcacatgtcgcataacgtccctaaaagggctttatgactacacatgccctAAGAGGGACTCTAAAAAGTTTAAATGTTTAATTATATAATTAAGAGGGTAATTAAGAAGTTTAATGGTAGAATCAAGGAGgacaaaatattttatataaaaaaatattattttaaacaaaatcaAGTTAAAGAGAATAAGATATTTACTTAAAACAGTTTATAAATCTTCCTTGTTAAAAGGAATATCTCTCGACATGTTCTTTCAATACTTTAGCGAtaatgttatttaatatataaaatagtatttaaatattaatttcttatacttaggggctgtttggtagtctCTTAATagccattcagatgctacctcttaatggtttaaaacctctgaatgaataagaggtaatctcaagtctgaatggttaagaggtaacctctgaatggtaaatcatcacatgtcacatttcttctaccttctcattggtaaaatttttaatggttccattaagaggtagcctcttaatgaccattcagaggctaccaaacagccccttattaTCGTTGTATTGAATTTTGCAAACTTTGAAAATAAGATTTACATATAAAATTCACAATACAACCTTTATAAGAAAAGTTGCAAATTTTAATCAAATTTGTAACTTTTCTAACAAAAGTTGCAAATTTCATTAAAATTTGCAACCTTTAGAGAAAAAATGTTGCAACTTTTAGTAAAATTtgcaactttttttttaaaaaggttGTATTAGAAGATCTAATGCAACCTTTATGTTCAAAGAAGTTGCATTAGAGTCAAATGCAACTCATTTGATAAAGGTTGCTTCTAAAAAGTTGCATTAGGcctattttctagtagtgagATTGTTGATCTTAAAGATTTTTTACATACCACATTTCAAATTAAAGATCTTAGGATACTTAATTACTTTCTTGGTCTTGAAGTCCTACATAATTCTACTGGTACCATTTTGACTTAACGAAAATTTGCTATGGACCTGGTCAAAGAGTTTAATGATTCTGCTCTTCCTGTTTCTGCCTGCCCATTACCTCCTCACCTGCAGCTTCGTACTTCAGATGGTGATGTTCTTCCAGATGCTATAAAATACCGCCAATTGGTTGGTAAGTTGAATTATCTAACTCACACTCGTCCAGACTTGGCATTTGCTGTTGAGTTTCTTAGCCAGTTTATGCAAGATCCAAGACTTCCACACTGGACTGTTGCATTACATACTATTGCTTATGTTAAAAGCACTGCTTCTCAAGGCTTGTTTTTTAATAACTCTCCTACATTTGAGTTACATGCCTACTATGATTTGGATTGGGCATCATGTCCTAACACTCATAAATCTGTCAGTGGATACTTTGTATCATTCGGAGGTAGTCATCTTTCTTGGAAATCAAAAAAGCAACCTACTGTGGCTTTAAGCTCTACAGAAGCAGAATATCAATCGATGAGGCGCGTCACTGCTGAACTTGCTTGGTTAACAAGATTATTGTCtgaactaaaggttcccaatgtCACTCCAATCCCTCTCAAATATGACAGCGAAGCCGCTATTCACATGGCTAAAAATCCTGTTTTCCATGAACGCACTAAACACACTGAATTGGACTACCATTTTGTCTGAGAAAAGCTTCAAGAAGGTCTGATTACTTTGTCTCATACTCGTACAATTGATCAGGTTGCTCACATTTTTTACCAAGAGTTTGcctgtaggatcggttttgactcCCGAACGATTGTAAACCGACTCGTGTAACATGCGGAATCCGTACatgaacgtgaccgaacacacgaccgtactataaacgtgattctattgataatctgaaaacgtacaaagCACCACGAATCACCTtgagcactttctctctctagactttctttCTCTAAGCACCAAGCTCTCCAATCTCCAAAATGGCAAAAGTCTCTAAAGCTAACCCTaagggttctatttataggcaaagaATATAAGGAGGTTCTCCTTATATACAATAATGCCACTTTGCCTTTCttatctaaatattacaatataagTCTAGTTGGATCAGTTTCTTGCTACGGTctggattgacggaggcgataaacataaatgcactaacattGCCCACTGCTCAACATTCGGTTCTGCTGCACAAGTTGGGTATCTTAGACCCTCCAACTTGAGGGGGGGTGTAGTCACGTGCTATGCACAGCTGTCATTATGAATTCGTTACGTTTGTTAGATCAGTTAGTTATCTGTATTATTTGTAATATATATAGAATAACTTCTTGTAATTAGGTGAGTTGAATGAATTCAGTTTTTTCTTAAATTTCAATTTCTCTCTGATCACAGATTGATCATTATAATTGTGTGACCATGTTGTTTCCCATCATTAGATCACTCCCTATATTTGATTACAGTTTATAgttttaattattaataatattgaATTGTAGATTAAGCAAATTCAATCACTTGAGTGTATCATTAATCATACAACTTTTTCATGGGGGCATGCATGACAAATCATAAGATAGAAGAAAAAACcaaaatcatggatcatacaaaaAGAATACAAAATATGGATCATACAAATTTTCGTTGGAGAACCAAATTACTAACGATttttaatcattacaaaataaAATCAAACCGTTAAAAACCAAAATAAACTGTTTACTCCtgttgaattttatgtttatctTCACCAATATTATTTGCATTATTTTCTGTTAAGTAGCAATCCTTCAGTTAGAGTGACATTATTTAAAAGTGTACTTaatcatttttataaaataaaaaaatcactTTGTCATACCTTTATGCAATTGTTTAACTTGAACATGTTTAATAATGGCCATGATGTCACATTATTAACTTATGTCATACCTTTATGATCCATACATGGTGTTAACTATCATGGTGACATATGTGATCATGTTATCCTATAGATGCATTGGATTATATATCTTGTGATTCAGTTTGGTTTTATACGACcagttttttattaaaaacataaaacaagCAGTTTAATACAGTTTGAAACTTTTTAAGTCAACCAACCTAGAATGtttaaaaaacaaaaccaaaaccaaatctATGCTCGGTTGAACGGTTTCAAAGTTTTAAAACGAACCACTAACACCCTTGTTATCTATACATCAATGCACTCCGTCTAATGTAAGGTAGAAAACCCATGAATGTGTAATCGATACCCTCAAGTATCATTTGTGACACAAAGAAGTGTCATTGGATGTAAGTTTTAGTGACAAATGTTTAAGATAGTAATAAAAAGGAATGTTTATCCATATAAGGATAATACGTATGTGTTATTCACACTCTTTAAgaaaaaataatcataaaaatatcAAAATCCATTATCCACACCTTTGGTGTTATTATAGGGATTTTTATTATTAAGCTATCATTTTATGTGCATGTAATCGATACATGACTTTAGTGGCATATCTTCGTAAGTCGCTAAAGACATTTTGttgtaataaaatataaatatccAATTTATAAAATACTTTCATAATGAAGaagaaacatattttgatttatGATACTACTTTACTTATGTAGGTTGAGTTAAATTACTAAGGGTcacaaagaagaagaaaaaatatATGATGATTTATGATACTACTTTATTTATGTGGGTTGAGTGAAAGTATAAAGGGGTTTAAAAAAAGTTTAAGAAACCATAATAGAGTGAAGAGTGTCAAAAAAACCAATTAAGTGAAAAGGTAATTTTGTGTAGGAGAAGAAAAATAATATACACATTCAAGTCACATATAGGGTTGTAAACAaaccaaacgttcagcgaacagttcgtgaatcgTTCGGTGGGAAGTTtctttatgttcgttcgattagcttaacgaacgaacacgaacaaaaaaaattGTTCGGTTAGTTTAACGAACGAGCACGAACAAAGGTTTCGTTCGTTCGACTGCATTCGTGAATGTTTGGTAATATGTTTGGTTAcgtttgttcatgtttgtttgtttacgCTCGTTCGTGTTCATTTGATtacattaaaaaataataaataataaaccttttatctaaacataatGGAAACTTAAAACTGGAAaccttatttttttctatgttagCTAAACTTGGGACATTCAAGACATTTTTTTGGGATACTTAtatctaagttagttaaactttgaataattatgtctaagtaattctggataattatgtctaagttagttaaacttgattcattGTTTGGTGGTTGCAGTAGACtttttgtgttttgatttatgtcCAATGTTTAatgtcacacctcaaccgatggcggaaacatctgagtgagacgaaaacgagattgctcgATACATCATAACGtgctaattgtgacaataattaattaaTTCGAATTCCATTTCATACTAAAACGAAGGTACATTGTCATTAAAGGGAAAGTACAACATCTtgtaaataaaggataacaacataagcaaaataCATAAACTAAAGTTTAGGTGTGTTTCTAGTCCACCATAATAACATTCTTCATGCACCATCACTAGTTTCCTACAACATctgttaaaataaaagtcaatataaagttggcgagtatacaaatTTGATTACATAGCATAAGTGTGAATAAAAGTTGTCTCATATCCAACATGGTAAATTGCATACGTTGTTTCATAACATACTAACACGTGTAAACTAAAAGTCAAACCAAAGTATACCGCAATAGTGCATATCCTTATCGCCGAAACGACAAGGCCGCGAAATAGATTACTTAACAATACCACAAATACGGGGGGGGGGGTGCGTTAAttctatagcgctataattgttaaggtaggcttgcaaagttaatgagcatatagtaCACAAGTATGAGTACAGAATGTATAAACAAGAATATAATAAGCATCGTGTTTAAGTGGATAGAGTGATTATATGAATAGGTTTGATCATGAGTATATGATTTGTAATATAgtgtacatgttgcacccaaagtgtgttaaaaggaaaatgagatcgagtatactcacggtttacgtAGTGAATTTCACGAACGTGAGTTGATGTGTTGAGGATTTGAAATCCGCCGAGTTATCCTACAAGGATAAACGAGGCGTATGAGTTCGATGGATTTTGGAAACGGAATGTAAGTGCGAGATGCTTACTTAGTAAGAAAGTACATAAATTTATCTTGATAAACACCCAAATTTGGACACCATGATTAAGTGTTTTTCATAGGCACAAGTTCGCCTATTGGAAGTCCGAACATGAGGAGTTCAATCcaagatattataaccataacCCTTGATATCTATCCATGATTTGGTTAGTGCTTAGGGTTTGGTTATTTTATAGGTATACAAATAtggggtagggatatggtaaaaagtgtctaaaatgtaagaagggtaagaagtgttttaaaccattggatatttgatctaatggttgagatcaatagggtataaaaatgtaaattgtgttttaattagagggaccttatgtaaaattgaagggcaatagtgtcttttttaatgtttgaaatatggtaaccatatcatacacgaccaaaaactcctacattcactcctttttccttaaatatcggaattaatgattcaccttaattgtaggaggtctttggttgcatattcgtcatacattatcataaagagaactgtaatcagattcatggcgtggtgttttaaaacaactggataaaattgactatgattcaagtcatagtgttttatctggatacattgttcatggcgtggtgttttaaacatctatgattcaagtcatggtgttttatctggatacattgttcatggcgtggtgttttaaacatctatgattcaagtcatggtattttatcaatacaaaacattcccagattttaaaacaccatgactatgattcaagtcatggtgttttatctggataCATTGTttatggcgtggtgttttaaacatctatgattcaagtcatggtgttttatctggagacattgttcatggcgtggtgttttatcaatacaaaacattcccagatttaaaacaccatgactatgattcaagtcatggtgttttatctggagacattgttcatggcgtggtgttttaaacatctatgattcaagtcatggtgttttatcaatacaaaacattcctagattttaaaacaccatgactatgattcaagtcatggtgttttatctggaatccaaaaaacattgtatAAGGTTTTTGCGAAAGATGTTGTGGGGTTGTTTCGAAAAGATAAGAACATAAAGGGTGTTACGGTGTGTCATGGTGGTGAGAAGGTTTTTCACCGGAGAGAAGGGAGGGGCTTTTGTGGGTGTCGGCTTGCCGGAAATACGGCCGGAGAAGGTCGTCGGACTTTACTTCGGTGACCGGAGTCTAGAGAGAGGCAGATTGTTTCATCTTGGGGGCTATGGTTTTGGTGGAGATGAAGGAGAAAGAATCGTAAGAAATAAtatgtttcctaaaatttctcctaaAATAGTTAACACATGATCTAATTTCCTTTAATTGACTTTAACTACTATTAGGAGTAAATTACATTATTACCCTTATTCATTAATATAATTGATGGACACATGTCAACACcagattatttcttacacttcttacactttaaccactttttacaggatcctttacctacaaatatgtatattttataattatttagTTAGTAGTCCATTGTTAGATTAGTCAAGTATAGTTATGCATGGGTTGGATGAATCCATTAACCCTAAGGTTCACCAATACACAAATCATCCCAAGGATGATTCGGGTGGCCATGGAACATAAGAATGTAAATCTACAAGTTAGTAGGTTGCTAAGTAGCCAAATAAGGATAACTCGGGCGTGTACAAACCCAACATGGCAAATGTTAGAGATGAGGCAAAATTAGCTTACTTTGATACTTGGAAGCTACTTAGATAAATCATCATCTAAATCATCAATTCCATCAACATGCTAGACTAGTGCATTCCAATTATAACAAATGTTTGAAGACTTTGTGTAGTTTGGACACTTTGTTACTAGTAAGTGTCCTTGATGACTTGAGTTAATTAGATTGTAGGTGTTTGCACCTTAATCTTTCTGAAATGAAGCCCCAACTCAAGTCCATCAACATGCAAGTTAGTTGGGAACAAGGTTGAGTTCATGTTTATAAGCAAATGTTGCAAAAGATAAAAGTTTCACAAAAACAGGGTTTATAAATACaactttctaaatatggaaagtacaaaaATGTAAAGCGTTACATTTAAggttaacatgtttttattttttattttcaagttaaatgttcattTACGTTCGTTTTTATTCATTTGCATTCGCTTGTGaaaataaatattataaataaCAATAAATTATTGTAACACATTGTTATAAGTACATTTAAAAACATTGTTAACCTTAAAATGGTCCTTCGAGTCTATTTGTTAAAGATGGTCCttataacattgttttacaataaTTAAGTTTTATTCATTTGCGTTCATTGTTAGTCTATACTTTTACAACTTACAACATTGTTAAAGATGGTCCTTCGAGTTTGTTTGTTTGGACTTTAGACAATGTTAACATTGCATTCGTTTTACCATATTGGTGGAAGTATGGAACTTACTAGTGGTAAATCCATGAATTTTCTTTAGATGTTAAAGGTGGGGCATGACAAAATAGTTCGGGAGAAATAGGTTGTGCCACACATTATTACAAATCTAATAAATAATacgaaataaaaaaaagttttttttattaaaaaagttactctaaaatattataaataataattaattacCATTTGTGATGCGTTGTCATGTGTTCAATGCTATAAGTTGTAAAGATATAGATTAACAGTGTcaacaatataaataataatgataagttgTAAAAATACAGATTAACAATGTTACAAAgaaatattataaataataacATTCTACATAATGTTATAAGCTGTAAAAATATTAACAATGTTATAAGTTGTGaaaataaatattataaataaCAATAAATTATTGTAAAACCTGGACTAAAACATTTAACTGTCTTTCATCTATGTACTTGTCTACTTGAACCAGCAATAACTTGCCATATGCTTTTTTGCCATGTTTTTtcttttaacggcaaatttggatcactgacagaTTAttagagtatcatcgtgtcatCAGTGGAATCACCCAGTCATATCCatatccactaggcataatgcctatataccaatttaggaggaaacccaataaatatgggaaacccccccccccccttgtgtgaatcgaactcaggacctattggtctcaaagccttatctcacccctaagatgtcactaggctataaagccatggactTTTTGCCAtgtttttttatctatgttttaaaATGTCTTCATCGCTCCAAAACTTCTTGAGGTTTGCAAGGGCGTAGCTTTGTGTGGGTGGGAgagggcggccgaccccccgaacgtttcgctcagtagtggagagcatgtagttttcgtatagaaatttttgggtatatacgttttgaCCCTCCGgttttacataaatttttgatatatacgttttcgacaccccggtcggaaatctcaagcttctcCACTGGAGGTTTGGTAGTTTAGTGGTAGGAATCTCCGGAGTTGAATTGGTTGGTGTAACCTTGATTTTGCGCCATCAGAACGTTGGTACTCTTCTCTTATCAATGTCGGGTTATTTGTCGTTGATTATGTATTAACCGTAGAGGTCCAGTTTGGATAGTTTGCTATCGATATTTTAAATTGATTTTGAAACATGTTAACTTCGAAGAGCACAAATTAAAATTGGATTACAATGGGTCGAACTCGTTAAAATTACGAAAGGGTTTCCAAATATTTATTAAATATGAAAGAAATTGTCTCAAAATTGAGACGTATATGAATAATGATTGTTTGATTTGTTCAAAGAGCAATTGTTAGGTCCCCTGTAATAATGAGTGACTAATTGATTTCAATTATGTTGAAGAGTGTGGAATAATAAGTCAAACTATCTTACAAATAATTGTAACTAGTTGAGTTCCCCGCGTTACGCGGCGGAAACTCAATCGATAGCGGTTCGGTTCGTTATAGTATGGACACTCGCAATAGCAACCAAAAGAGAAAATTCGATAAATAAAGTCGTGACATGTACAAAAGAAtatcaacacgtgttttacaGCGATAAAAAACTGTAAAAACGTATATTGGTTCTGATAATACTGATTCCGGTATATATCGAAGTTGTTCGGTCGGAATCAGTTCCGGTTCGGTTTGTCATGGTACATGTTTATGATGCCCATAAAAACTCTAATATGAATGCAACtttgtttttaataaagtatACATTGGTATTGGCGTTGTTCAATCGATATCGATTGGATATGATAAGGTAGCGGTGATGTATCATTACGGTATGTGATAAACTACAAATGTAATTTGTTAGAACAATATTATATCTAATATAAAGAAATATGACTAACTAAATTCTTTAAGACAAAATCTTATCGCATATTTAAGTTCATTACCATTTCATTTTAatatctaaaaaataataatattcaaaaattatttaaaaaaatctcATTCAACTTTGAACATTTACTGTTCATCACCACTTCATAataatatgtataatgtataatgtataattTGTATTATATAATAACTAAGAACAAATTACAATACACTAGTCAAATGATTACTAACAATACGCACATTAACTGGAATTTTGTGCTAGATGTTCTCAATCAGATGGGTTTTTCTAATAAGTGGTGCTCGTGGATCAAGGGTGTTTTGTCTTCGGCCAGGGCTTCGGTTTTGGTTAACGGACCCCCTACCTTCGAGTTTAAATGCCACAAAGGCATGCGTCAAGGTGACCCAATTTCCCTATTTCTTTTTGTCATCGTCAT is from Helianthus annuus cultivar XRQ/B chromosome 9, HanXRQr2.0-SUNRISE, whole genome shotgun sequence and encodes:
- the LOC110875621 gene encoding secreted RxLR effector protein 161-like; the protein is MDLVKEFNDSALPVSACPLPPHLQLRTSDGDVLPDAIKYRQLVGKLNYLTHTRPDLAFAVEFLSQFMQDPRLPHWTVALHTIAYVKSTASQGLFFNNSPTFELHAYYDLDWASCPNTHKSVSGYFVSFGGSHLSWKSKKQPTVALSSTEAEYQSMRRVTAELAWLTRLLSELKVPNVTPIPLKYDSEAAIHMAKNPVFHERTKHTELDYHFV